In the genome of Marispirochaeta sp., one region contains:
- the phoU gene encoding phosphate signaling complex protein PhoU — MPSIRRHFLEELNKLHENLLRMGILVEESIHKSVSALKSQNRELAENIIQDDENINDAETEILDHCIKLLATQQPVAGDLRTIVTAIKVATQLERVGDHSVHIAKSVCKLSDEPFIRKLTDTSRMGEICQAMIRDVLTALINNNGSYAQEVARRDDEVDKLYYKITRELVAFMLEENTRINQGLELLFIARYLERIGDHVTNISELVVYNSSGKHVELNR; from the coding sequence ATGCCAAGCATACGACGACACTTTTTAGAAGAGCTGAATAAGCTGCATGAAAACCTGCTGCGAATGGGTATCCTGGTGGAAGAGTCCATACATAAATCTGTGAGCGCATTAAAAAGTCAAAACAGAGAACTGGCGGAAAATATCATTCAGGATGACGAAAACATAAACGACGCGGAAACCGAAATACTCGACCACTGTATAAAATTGCTCGCCACACAGCAGCCCGTCGCGGGGGATTTGCGGACCATAGTGACCGCAATAAAGGTGGCGACCCAGCTGGAGCGTGTAGGCGATCATTCTGTCCATATTGCGAAAAGCGTCTGCAAATTATCAGACGAACCTTTTATCAGGAAACTGACCGATACTTCCCGGATGGGAGAAATATGCCAAGCTATGATTCGTGATGTTCTGACCGCCCTGATAAACAATAACGGCAGCTATGCACAGGAAGTTGCCCGCAGAGACGACGAAGTGGACAAGCTCTATTACAAAATAACCCGGGAACTTGTTGCCTTCATGCTTGAAGAAAATACACGGATTAATCAGGGCCTGGAGCTGCTCTTTATTGCCCGCTATCTTGAGCGCATCGGCGATCACGTAACAAATATCTCCGAGCTGGTTGTCTACAACAGCTCGGGTAAACATGTTGAATTA